A single Macaca mulatta isolate MMU2019108-1 chromosome 11, T2T-MMU8v2.0, whole genome shotgun sequence DNA region contains:
- the ARHGEF25 gene encoding rho guanine nucleotide exchange factor 25 isoform X4 — translation MDPPHWPPLLDLRMCWGESYSIAGSEGSISASAASGLAAPSGPSSGLSSGPCSPGPPGPVSGLRRWLDHSKHCLSVETEADSRQAGLYENWMLEPALATGEELPELTLLTTLLDSPGDKTQPPEEEALSQAPESEAEQKKKALERSMYVLSELVETEKMYVDDLGQIVEGYMATMAAQGVPESLRGRDRIVFGNIQQIYEWHRDYFLQELQRCLKDPDWLAQLFIKHERRLHMYVVYCQNKPKSEHVVSEFGDSYFEELRQQLGHRLQLNDLLIKPVQRIMKYQLLLKDFLKYYNRAGMDTAELEQAVEVMCFVPKRCNDMMTLGRLRGFEGKLTAQGKLLGQDTFWVIEPEAGGLLSSRGRERRVFLFEQIIIFSEALGGGVRGGTQPGYVYKSSIKVSCLGLEGNLQGDPCRFALTSRGPEGGIQRYVLQAADPAISQAWIKHVAQILESQRDFLNALQSPIEYQRRESQTNSLGRPGGPGVGSPGRIRLGDQAQGSTHTPINGSLPSLLLSPKGEVARAPLPLDKQALSDIPQAPHDSPPVSPTPNTPPCQARLAKLDEDEL, via the exons ATGGACCCTCCTCACTGGCCTCCTCTATTGGATCTACGCATGTGTTGGGGAG AATCCTATTCCATTGCTGGCAGTGAGGGGAGTATATCAGCTTCTGCTGCCTCCGGTCTGGCTGCCCCCTCTGGCCCCAGCTCTGGCCTCAGCTCTGGCCCCTGTTCCCCAGGCCCCCCAGGGCCCGTCAGTGGCCTGAGGAGATGGTTGGATCATTCCAAACACTGTCTcagtgtggaaactgaggcagacaGTCGTCAGGCGGGACTATATGAG AACTGGATGTTGGAGCCAGCTCTAGCCACAGGAGAGGAGCTGCCGGAACTGACCTTGCTGACCACATTGTTGGACAGCCCTGGAGATAAGACGCAG CCACCTGAAGAGGAGGCTTTGTCCCAAGCCCCTGAGAGTGAGGCGGAACAGAAGAAGAAGGCTCTGGAAAGGAGTAT GTACGTCCTGAGTGAACTGgtagaaacagagaaaatgtaCGTGGATGACTTGGGGCAGATTGTGGAG GGTTACATGGCCACCATGGCTGCTCAGGGGGTCCCCGAAAGTCTTCGAGGCCGTGACAGGattgtgtttgggaacatccagCAAATCTATGAGTGGCACCGAGA CTATTTCTTGCAAGAGCTACAGCGGTGTTTGAAAGATCCTGATTGGCTGGCTCAGCTATTCATCAAACAC GAGCGCCGGCTGCATATGTATGTGGTGTACTGTCAGAATAAGCCCAAGTCAGAGCATGTGGTGTCAGAGTTTGGGGACAGCTACTTTGAG GAGCTCCGGCAGCAGCTGGGGCACCGCCTGCAGCTGAACGACCTCCTCATCAAACCTGTGCAGCGGATCATGAAATACCAGCTGCTGCTCAAG GATTTTCTCAAGTATTACAATAGAGCTGGGATGGATACTGCGGAGCTAGAG CAAGCTGTGGAGGTCATGTGCTTTGTGCCCAAGCGCTGCAACGATATGATGACGCTGGGGAGATTGCGGGGATTTGAG GGCAAACTGACTGCTCAGGGGAAGCTCTTGGGCCAGGACACTTTCTGGGTCATCGAGCCTGAGGCTGGGGGGCTGCTGTCTTCTCGAGGTCGAGAGAGGCGCGTGTTCCTCTTTGAGCAAATCATCATCTTCAGTGAAGCCCTGGGAGGAGGAGTGAGAGGTGGAACACAGCCTGGATATGTATACAAGAGCAGCATTAAG GTGAGCTGCCTGGGACTGGAGGGGAACCTCCAAGGTGACCCTTGCCGCTTTGCACTGACCTCCAGAGGGCCAGAGGGTGGGATCCAGCGCTATGTCCTGCAGGCTGCAGACCCTGCTATCAGTCAGGCCTGGATCAAGCATGTGGCTCAGATCTTGGAAAGCCAACGGGACTTCCTCAACG CATTGCAGTCACCCATTGAGTACCAGAGACGGGAGAGCCAGACCAACAGCCTGGGGCGGCCAGGAGGGCCTGGAGTGGGGAGCCCTGGGAGAATTCGGCTTGGAGATCAGGCCCAGGGCAGCACTCACACACCCATCAATggctctctcccctccctgctgctGTCACCCAAAGGGGAGGTAGCCAGAGCCCCCTTGCCCCTGGATAAACAG GCCCTCAGTGACATCCCTCAGGCTCCCCATGACTCTCCTCCAGTCTCTCCAACTCCAAACACCCCTCCCTGCCAAGCCAGACTTGCCAAGCTGGATGAAGATGAGCTGTAA
- the ARHGEF25 gene encoding rho guanine nucleotide exchange factor 25 isoform X3 → MRGGHKGGRCACPRVIRKVLAKCGCCFARGGRESYSIAGSEGSISASAASGLAAPSGPSSGLSSGPCSPGPPGPVSGLRRWLDHSKHCLSVETEADSRQAGLYENWMLEPALATGEELPELTLLTTLLDSPGDKTQPPEEEALSQAPESEAEQKKKALERSMYVLSELVETEKMYVDDLGQIVEGYMATMAAQGVPESLRGRDRIVFGNIQQIYEWHRDYFLQELQRCLKDPDWLAQLFIKHERRLHMYVVYCQNKPKSEHVVSEFGDSYFEELRQQLGHRLQLNDLLIKPVQRIMKYQLLLKDFLKYYNRAGMDTAELEQAVEVMCFVPKRCNDMMTLGRLRGFEGKLTAQGKLLGQDTFWVIEPEAGGLLSSRGRERRVFLFEQIIIFSEALGGGVRGGTQPGYVYKSSIKVSCLGLEGNLQGDPCRFALTSRGPEGGIQRYVLQAADPAISQAWIKHVAQILESQRDFLNALQSPIEYQRRESQTNSLGRPGGPGVGSPGRIRLGDQAQGSTHTPINGSLPSLLLSPKGEVARAPLPLDKQALSDIPQAPHDSPPVSPTPNTPPCQARLAKLDEDEL, encoded by the exons ATGCGGGGGGGGCACAAAGGGGGTCGCTGTGCCTGTCCCCGTGTGATCCGAAAAGTGCTGGCAAAATGCGGCTGCTGCTTCGCCCGGGGGGGACGTG AATCCTATTCCATTGCTGGCAGTGAGGGGAGTATATCAGCTTCTGCTGCCTCCGGTCTGGCTGCCCCCTCTGGCCCCAGCTCTGGCCTCAGCTCTGGCCCCTGTTCCCCAGGCCCCCCAGGGCCCGTCAGTGGCCTGAGGAGATGGTTGGATCATTCCAAACACTGTCTcagtgtggaaactgaggcagacaGTCGTCAGGCGGGACTATATGAG AACTGGATGTTGGAGCCAGCTCTAGCCACAGGAGAGGAGCTGCCGGAACTGACCTTGCTGACCACATTGTTGGACAGCCCTGGAGATAAGACGCAG CCACCTGAAGAGGAGGCTTTGTCCCAAGCCCCTGAGAGTGAGGCGGAACAGAAGAAGAAGGCTCTGGAAAGGAGTAT GTACGTCCTGAGTGAACTGgtagaaacagagaaaatgtaCGTGGATGACTTGGGGCAGATTGTGGAG GGTTACATGGCCACCATGGCTGCTCAGGGGGTCCCCGAAAGTCTTCGAGGCCGTGACAGGattgtgtttgggaacatccagCAAATCTATGAGTGGCACCGAGA CTATTTCTTGCAAGAGCTACAGCGGTGTTTGAAAGATCCTGATTGGCTGGCTCAGCTATTCATCAAACAC GAGCGCCGGCTGCATATGTATGTGGTGTACTGTCAGAATAAGCCCAAGTCAGAGCATGTGGTGTCAGAGTTTGGGGACAGCTACTTTGAG GAGCTCCGGCAGCAGCTGGGGCACCGCCTGCAGCTGAACGACCTCCTCATCAAACCTGTGCAGCGGATCATGAAATACCAGCTGCTGCTCAAG GATTTTCTCAAGTATTACAATAGAGCTGGGATGGATACTGCGGAGCTAGAG CAAGCTGTGGAGGTCATGTGCTTTGTGCCCAAGCGCTGCAACGATATGATGACGCTGGGGAGATTGCGGGGATTTGAG GGCAAACTGACTGCTCAGGGGAAGCTCTTGGGCCAGGACACTTTCTGGGTCATCGAGCCTGAGGCTGGGGGGCTGCTGTCTTCTCGAGGTCGAGAGAGGCGCGTGTTCCTCTTTGAGCAAATCATCATCTTCAGTGAAGCCCTGGGAGGAGGAGTGAGAGGTGGAACACAGCCTGGATATGTATACAAGAGCAGCATTAAG GTGAGCTGCCTGGGACTGGAGGGGAACCTCCAAGGTGACCCTTGCCGCTTTGCACTGACCTCCAGAGGGCCAGAGGGTGGGATCCAGCGCTATGTCCTGCAGGCTGCAGACCCTGCTATCAGTCAGGCCTGGATCAAGCATGTGGCTCAGATCTTGGAAAGCCAACGGGACTTCCTCAACG CATTGCAGTCACCCATTGAGTACCAGAGACGGGAGAGCCAGACCAACAGCCTGGGGCGGCCAGGAGGGCCTGGAGTGGGGAGCCCTGGGAGAATTCGGCTTGGAGATCAGGCCCAGGGCAGCACTCACACACCCATCAATggctctctcccctccctgctgctGTCACCCAAAGGGGAGGTAGCCAGAGCCCCCTTGCCCCTGGATAAACAG GCCCTCAGTGACATCCCTCAGGCTCCCCATGACTCTCCTCCAGTCTCTCCAACTCCAAACACCCCTCCCTGCCAAGCCAGACTTGCCAAGCTGGATGAAGATGAGCTGTAA
- the ARHGEF25 gene encoding rho guanine nucleotide exchange factor 25 isoform X1, producing the protein MKPPDRPAPGRTDRILGVMGSMLRACALPGQEGPPRRSPLGSGDTEPESERTEGDHRRDREDEVLAWALQPESYSIAGSEGSISASAASGLAAPSGPSSGLSSGPCSPGPPGPVSGLRRWLDHSKHCLSVETEADSRQAGLYENWMLEPALATGEELPELTLLTTLLDSPGDKTQPPEEEALSQAPESEAEQKKKALERSMYVLSELVETEKMYVDDLGQIVEGYMATMAAQGVPESLRGRDRIVFGNIQQIYEWHRDYFLQELQRCLKDPDWLAQLFIKHERRLHMYVVYCQNKPKSEHVVSEFGDSYFEELRQQLGHRLQLNDLLIKPVQRIMKYQLLLKDFLKYYNRAGMDTAELEQAVEVMCFVPKRCNDMMTLGRLRGFEGKLTAQGKLLGQDTFWVIEPEAGGLLSSRGRERRVFLFEQIIIFSEALGGGVRGGTQPGYVYKSSIKVSCLGLEGNLQGDPCRFALTSRGPEGGIQRYVLQAADPAISQAWIKHVAQILESQRDFLNALQSPIEYQRRESQTNSLGRPGGPGVGSPGRIRLGDQAQGSTHTPINGSLPSLLLSPKGEVARAPLPLDKQALSDIPQAPHDSPPVSPTPNTPPCQARLAKLDEDEL; encoded by the exons ATGAAGCCCCCGGACCGCCCCGCCCCTGGCCGCACTGACCGGATACTGGGGGTCATGGGGAGCATGCTGCGCGCATGCGCCCTCCCCGGGCAGGAGGGG CCCCCGAGGAGAAGCCCCCTAGGGTCGGGGGATACCGAGCCAGAGTCTGAACGTACGGAGGGAGATCACAGAAGGGACCGCGAAGATGAGGTCCTCGCCTGGGCTCTGCAGCCCG AATCCTATTCCATTGCTGGCAGTGAGGGGAGTATATCAGCTTCTGCTGCCTCCGGTCTGGCTGCCCCCTCTGGCCCCAGCTCTGGCCTCAGCTCTGGCCCCTGTTCCCCAGGCCCCCCAGGGCCCGTCAGTGGCCTGAGGAGATGGTTGGATCATTCCAAACACTGTCTcagtgtggaaactgaggcagacaGTCGTCAGGCGGGACTATATGAG AACTGGATGTTGGAGCCAGCTCTAGCCACAGGAGAGGAGCTGCCGGAACTGACCTTGCTGACCACATTGTTGGACAGCCCTGGAGATAAGACGCAG CCACCTGAAGAGGAGGCTTTGTCCCAAGCCCCTGAGAGTGAGGCGGAACAGAAGAAGAAGGCTCTGGAAAGGAGTAT GTACGTCCTGAGTGAACTGgtagaaacagagaaaatgtaCGTGGATGACTTGGGGCAGATTGTGGAG GGTTACATGGCCACCATGGCTGCTCAGGGGGTCCCCGAAAGTCTTCGAGGCCGTGACAGGattgtgtttgggaacatccagCAAATCTATGAGTGGCACCGAGA CTATTTCTTGCAAGAGCTACAGCGGTGTTTGAAAGATCCTGATTGGCTGGCTCAGCTATTCATCAAACAC GAGCGCCGGCTGCATATGTATGTGGTGTACTGTCAGAATAAGCCCAAGTCAGAGCATGTGGTGTCAGAGTTTGGGGACAGCTACTTTGAG GAGCTCCGGCAGCAGCTGGGGCACCGCCTGCAGCTGAACGACCTCCTCATCAAACCTGTGCAGCGGATCATGAAATACCAGCTGCTGCTCAAG GATTTTCTCAAGTATTACAATAGAGCTGGGATGGATACTGCGGAGCTAGAG CAAGCTGTGGAGGTCATGTGCTTTGTGCCCAAGCGCTGCAACGATATGATGACGCTGGGGAGATTGCGGGGATTTGAG GGCAAACTGACTGCTCAGGGGAAGCTCTTGGGCCAGGACACTTTCTGGGTCATCGAGCCTGAGGCTGGGGGGCTGCTGTCTTCTCGAGGTCGAGAGAGGCGCGTGTTCCTCTTTGAGCAAATCATCATCTTCAGTGAAGCCCTGGGAGGAGGAGTGAGAGGTGGAACACAGCCTGGATATGTATACAAGAGCAGCATTAAG GTGAGCTGCCTGGGACTGGAGGGGAACCTCCAAGGTGACCCTTGCCGCTTTGCACTGACCTCCAGAGGGCCAGAGGGTGGGATCCAGCGCTATGTCCTGCAGGCTGCAGACCCTGCTATCAGTCAGGCCTGGATCAAGCATGTGGCTCAGATCTTGGAAAGCCAACGGGACTTCCTCAACG CATTGCAGTCACCCATTGAGTACCAGAGACGGGAGAGCCAGACCAACAGCCTGGGGCGGCCAGGAGGGCCTGGAGTGGGGAGCCCTGGGAGAATTCGGCTTGGAGATCAGGCCCAGGGCAGCACTCACACACCCATCAATggctctctcccctccctgctgctGTCACCCAAAGGGGAGGTAGCCAGAGCCCCCTTGCCCCTGGATAAACAG GCCCTCAGTGACATCCCTCAGGCTCCCCATGACTCTCCTCCAGTCTCTCCAACTCCAAACACCCCTCCCTGCCAAGCCAGACTTGCCAAGCTGGATGAAGATGAGCTGTAA
- the ARHGEF25 gene encoding rho guanine nucleotide exchange factor 25 isoform X6, with protein MKPPDRPAPGRTDRILGVMGSMLRACALPGQEGPPRRSPLGSGDTEPESERTEGDHRRDREDEVLAWALQPESYSIAGSEGSISASAASGLAAPSGPSSGLSSGPCSPGPPGPVSGLRRWLDHSKHCLSVETEADSRQAGLYENWMLEPALATGEELPELTLLTTLLDSPGDKTQPPEEEALSQAPESEAEQKKKALERSMYVLSELVETEKMYVDDLGQIVEGYMATMAAQGVPESLRGRDRIVFGNIQQIYEWHRDYFLQELQRCLKDPDWLAQLFIKHERRLHMYVVYCQNKPKSEHVVSEFGDSYFEELRQQLGHRLQLNDLLIKPVQRIMKYQLLLKDFLKYYNRAGMDTAELEQAVEVMCFVPKRCNDMMTLGRLRGFEGKLTAQGKLLGQDTFWVIEPEAGGLLSSRGRERRVFLFEQIIIFSEALGGGVRGGTQPGYVYKSSIKHCSHPLSTRDGRARPTAWGGQEGLEWGALGEFGLEIRPRAALTHPSMALSPPCCCHPKGR; from the exons ATGAAGCCCCCGGACCGCCCCGCCCCTGGCCGCACTGACCGGATACTGGGGGTCATGGGGAGCATGCTGCGCGCATGCGCCCTCCCCGGGCAGGAGGGG CCCCCGAGGAGAAGCCCCCTAGGGTCGGGGGATACCGAGCCAGAGTCTGAACGTACGGAGGGAGATCACAGAAGGGACCGCGAAGATGAGGTCCTCGCCTGGGCTCTGCAGCCCG AATCCTATTCCATTGCTGGCAGTGAGGGGAGTATATCAGCTTCTGCTGCCTCCGGTCTGGCTGCCCCCTCTGGCCCCAGCTCTGGCCTCAGCTCTGGCCCCTGTTCCCCAGGCCCCCCAGGGCCCGTCAGTGGCCTGAGGAGATGGTTGGATCATTCCAAACACTGTCTcagtgtggaaactgaggcagacaGTCGTCAGGCGGGACTATATGAG AACTGGATGTTGGAGCCAGCTCTAGCCACAGGAGAGGAGCTGCCGGAACTGACCTTGCTGACCACATTGTTGGACAGCCCTGGAGATAAGACGCAG CCACCTGAAGAGGAGGCTTTGTCCCAAGCCCCTGAGAGTGAGGCGGAACAGAAGAAGAAGGCTCTGGAAAGGAGTAT GTACGTCCTGAGTGAACTGgtagaaacagagaaaatgtaCGTGGATGACTTGGGGCAGATTGTGGAG GGTTACATGGCCACCATGGCTGCTCAGGGGGTCCCCGAAAGTCTTCGAGGCCGTGACAGGattgtgtttgggaacatccagCAAATCTATGAGTGGCACCGAGA CTATTTCTTGCAAGAGCTACAGCGGTGTTTGAAAGATCCTGATTGGCTGGCTCAGCTATTCATCAAACAC GAGCGCCGGCTGCATATGTATGTGGTGTACTGTCAGAATAAGCCCAAGTCAGAGCATGTGGTGTCAGAGTTTGGGGACAGCTACTTTGAG GAGCTCCGGCAGCAGCTGGGGCACCGCCTGCAGCTGAACGACCTCCTCATCAAACCTGTGCAGCGGATCATGAAATACCAGCTGCTGCTCAAG GATTTTCTCAAGTATTACAATAGAGCTGGGATGGATACTGCGGAGCTAGAG CAAGCTGTGGAGGTCATGTGCTTTGTGCCCAAGCGCTGCAACGATATGATGACGCTGGGGAGATTGCGGGGATTTGAG GGCAAACTGACTGCTCAGGGGAAGCTCTTGGGCCAGGACACTTTCTGGGTCATCGAGCCTGAGGCTGGGGGGCTGCTGTCTTCTCGAGGTCGAGAGAGGCGCGTGTTCCTCTTTGAGCAAATCATCATCTTCAGTGAAGCCCTGGGAGGAGGAGTGAGAGGTGGAACACAGCCTGGATATGTATACAAGAGCAGCATTAAG CATTGCAGTCACCCATTGAGTACCAGAGACGGGAGAGCCAGACCAACAGCCTGGGGCGGCCAGGAGGGCCTGGAGTGGGGAGCCCTGGGAGAATTCGGCTTGGAGATCAGGCCCAGGGCAGCACTCACACACCCATCAATggctctctcccctccctgctgctGTCACCCAAAGGGGAGGTAG
- the ARHGEF25 gene encoding rho guanine nucleotide exchange factor 25 isoform X5, with translation MRGGHKGGRCACPRVIRKVLAKCGCCFARGGRGPPGPVSGLRRWLDHSKHCLSVETEADSRQAGLYENWMLEPALATGEELPELTLLTTLLDSPGDKTQPPEEEALSQAPESEAEQKKKALERSMYVLSELVETEKMYVDDLGQIVEGYMATMAAQGVPESLRGRDRIVFGNIQQIYEWHRDYFLQELQRCLKDPDWLAQLFIKHERRLHMYVVYCQNKPKSEHVVSEFGDSYFEELRQQLGHRLQLNDLLIKPVQRIMKYQLLLKDFLKYYNRAGMDTAELEQAVEVMCFVPKRCNDMMTLGRLRGFEGKLTAQGKLLGQDTFWVIEPEAGGLLSSRGRERRVFLFEQIIIFSEALGGGVRGGTQPGYVYKSSIKVSCLGLEGNLQGDPCRFALTSRGPEGGIQRYVLQAADPAISQAWIKHVAQILESQRDFLNALQSPIEYQRRESQTNSLGRPGGPGVGSPGRIRLGDQAQGSTHTPINGSLPSLLLSPKGEVARAPLPLDKQALSDIPQAPHDSPPVSPTPNTPPCQARLAKLDEDEL, from the exons ATGCGGGGGGGGCACAAAGGGGGTCGCTGTGCCTGTCCCCGTGTGATCCGAAAAGTGCTGGCAAAATGCGGCTGCTGCTTCGCCCGGGGGGGACGTG GCCCCCCAGGGCCCGTCAGTGGCCTGAGGAGATGGTTGGATCATTCCAAACACTGTCTcagtgtggaaactgaggcagacaGTCGTCAGGCGGGACTATATGAG AACTGGATGTTGGAGCCAGCTCTAGCCACAGGAGAGGAGCTGCCGGAACTGACCTTGCTGACCACATTGTTGGACAGCCCTGGAGATAAGACGCAG CCACCTGAAGAGGAGGCTTTGTCCCAAGCCCCTGAGAGTGAGGCGGAACAGAAGAAGAAGGCTCTGGAAAGGAGTAT GTACGTCCTGAGTGAACTGgtagaaacagagaaaatgtaCGTGGATGACTTGGGGCAGATTGTGGAG GGTTACATGGCCACCATGGCTGCTCAGGGGGTCCCCGAAAGTCTTCGAGGCCGTGACAGGattgtgtttgggaacatccagCAAATCTATGAGTGGCACCGAGA CTATTTCTTGCAAGAGCTACAGCGGTGTTTGAAAGATCCTGATTGGCTGGCTCAGCTATTCATCAAACAC GAGCGCCGGCTGCATATGTATGTGGTGTACTGTCAGAATAAGCCCAAGTCAGAGCATGTGGTGTCAGAGTTTGGGGACAGCTACTTTGAG GAGCTCCGGCAGCAGCTGGGGCACCGCCTGCAGCTGAACGACCTCCTCATCAAACCTGTGCAGCGGATCATGAAATACCAGCTGCTGCTCAAG GATTTTCTCAAGTATTACAATAGAGCTGGGATGGATACTGCGGAGCTAGAG CAAGCTGTGGAGGTCATGTGCTTTGTGCCCAAGCGCTGCAACGATATGATGACGCTGGGGAGATTGCGGGGATTTGAG GGCAAACTGACTGCTCAGGGGAAGCTCTTGGGCCAGGACACTTTCTGGGTCATCGAGCCTGAGGCTGGGGGGCTGCTGTCTTCTCGAGGTCGAGAGAGGCGCGTGTTCCTCTTTGAGCAAATCATCATCTTCAGTGAAGCCCTGGGAGGAGGAGTGAGAGGTGGAACACAGCCTGGATATGTATACAAGAGCAGCATTAAG GTGAGCTGCCTGGGACTGGAGGGGAACCTCCAAGGTGACCCTTGCCGCTTTGCACTGACCTCCAGAGGGCCAGAGGGTGGGATCCAGCGCTATGTCCTGCAGGCTGCAGACCCTGCTATCAGTCAGGCCTGGATCAAGCATGTGGCTCAGATCTTGGAAAGCCAACGGGACTTCCTCAACG CATTGCAGTCACCCATTGAGTACCAGAGACGGGAGAGCCAGACCAACAGCCTGGGGCGGCCAGGAGGGCCTGGAGTGGGGAGCCCTGGGAGAATTCGGCTTGGAGATCAGGCCCAGGGCAGCACTCACACACCCATCAATggctctctcccctccctgctgctGTCACCCAAAGGGGAGGTAGCCAGAGCCCCCTTGCCCCTGGATAAACAG GCCCTCAGTGACATCCCTCAGGCTCCCCATGACTCTCCTCCAGTCTCTCCAACTCCAAACACCCCTCCCTGCCAAGCCAGACTTGCCAAGCTGGATGAAGATGAGCTGTAA
- the ARHGEF25 gene encoding rho guanine nucleotide exchange factor 25 isoform X2, whose translation MKPPDRPAPGRTDRILGVMGSMLRACALPGQEGPPRRSPLGSGDTEPESERTEGDHRRDREDEVLAWALQPGPPGPVSGLRRWLDHSKHCLSVETEADSRQAGLYENWMLEPALATGEELPELTLLTTLLDSPGDKTQPPEEEALSQAPESEAEQKKKALERSMYVLSELVETEKMYVDDLGQIVEGYMATMAAQGVPESLRGRDRIVFGNIQQIYEWHRDYFLQELQRCLKDPDWLAQLFIKHERRLHMYVVYCQNKPKSEHVVSEFGDSYFEELRQQLGHRLQLNDLLIKPVQRIMKYQLLLKDFLKYYNRAGMDTAELEQAVEVMCFVPKRCNDMMTLGRLRGFEGKLTAQGKLLGQDTFWVIEPEAGGLLSSRGRERRVFLFEQIIIFSEALGGGVRGGTQPGYVYKSSIKVSCLGLEGNLQGDPCRFALTSRGPEGGIQRYVLQAADPAISQAWIKHVAQILESQRDFLNALQSPIEYQRRESQTNSLGRPGGPGVGSPGRIRLGDQAQGSTHTPINGSLPSLLLSPKGEVARAPLPLDKQALSDIPQAPHDSPPVSPTPNTPPCQARLAKLDEDEL comes from the exons ATGAAGCCCCCGGACCGCCCCGCCCCTGGCCGCACTGACCGGATACTGGGGGTCATGGGGAGCATGCTGCGCGCATGCGCCCTCCCCGGGCAGGAGGGG CCCCCGAGGAGAAGCCCCCTAGGGTCGGGGGATACCGAGCCAGAGTCTGAACGTACGGAGGGAGATCACAGAAGGGACCGCGAAGATGAGGTCCTCGCCTGGGCTCTGCAGCCCG GCCCCCCAGGGCCCGTCAGTGGCCTGAGGAGATGGTTGGATCATTCCAAACACTGTCTcagtgtggaaactgaggcagacaGTCGTCAGGCGGGACTATATGAG AACTGGATGTTGGAGCCAGCTCTAGCCACAGGAGAGGAGCTGCCGGAACTGACCTTGCTGACCACATTGTTGGACAGCCCTGGAGATAAGACGCAG CCACCTGAAGAGGAGGCTTTGTCCCAAGCCCCTGAGAGTGAGGCGGAACAGAAGAAGAAGGCTCTGGAAAGGAGTAT GTACGTCCTGAGTGAACTGgtagaaacagagaaaatgtaCGTGGATGACTTGGGGCAGATTGTGGAG GGTTACATGGCCACCATGGCTGCTCAGGGGGTCCCCGAAAGTCTTCGAGGCCGTGACAGGattgtgtttgggaacatccagCAAATCTATGAGTGGCACCGAGA CTATTTCTTGCAAGAGCTACAGCGGTGTTTGAAAGATCCTGATTGGCTGGCTCAGCTATTCATCAAACAC GAGCGCCGGCTGCATATGTATGTGGTGTACTGTCAGAATAAGCCCAAGTCAGAGCATGTGGTGTCAGAGTTTGGGGACAGCTACTTTGAG GAGCTCCGGCAGCAGCTGGGGCACCGCCTGCAGCTGAACGACCTCCTCATCAAACCTGTGCAGCGGATCATGAAATACCAGCTGCTGCTCAAG GATTTTCTCAAGTATTACAATAGAGCTGGGATGGATACTGCGGAGCTAGAG CAAGCTGTGGAGGTCATGTGCTTTGTGCCCAAGCGCTGCAACGATATGATGACGCTGGGGAGATTGCGGGGATTTGAG GGCAAACTGACTGCTCAGGGGAAGCTCTTGGGCCAGGACACTTTCTGGGTCATCGAGCCTGAGGCTGGGGGGCTGCTGTCTTCTCGAGGTCGAGAGAGGCGCGTGTTCCTCTTTGAGCAAATCATCATCTTCAGTGAAGCCCTGGGAGGAGGAGTGAGAGGTGGAACACAGCCTGGATATGTATACAAGAGCAGCATTAAG GTGAGCTGCCTGGGACTGGAGGGGAACCTCCAAGGTGACCCTTGCCGCTTTGCACTGACCTCCAGAGGGCCAGAGGGTGGGATCCAGCGCTATGTCCTGCAGGCTGCAGACCCTGCTATCAGTCAGGCCTGGATCAAGCATGTGGCTCAGATCTTGGAAAGCCAACGGGACTTCCTCAACG CATTGCAGTCACCCATTGAGTACCAGAGACGGGAGAGCCAGACCAACAGCCTGGGGCGGCCAGGAGGGCCTGGAGTGGGGAGCCCTGGGAGAATTCGGCTTGGAGATCAGGCCCAGGGCAGCACTCACACACCCATCAATggctctctcccctccctgctgctGTCACCCAAAGGGGAGGTAGCCAGAGCCCCCTTGCCCCTGGATAAACAG GCCCTCAGTGACATCCCTCAGGCTCCCCATGACTCTCCTCCAGTCTCTCCAACTCCAAACACCCCTCCCTGCCAAGCCAGACTTGCCAAGCTGGATGAAGATGAGCTGTAA